One window from the genome of Carnobacteriaceae bacterium zg-84 encodes:
- a CDS encoding RNA-binding S4 domain-containing protein has product MRLDKFLKVSRIIKRRTVAKEVADKGRIFLNGNVAKSSSTVKVGDELVLEFGTKTLTVRIDKIVETTKKDEATDMYTVIQEVYKEKEPLF; this is encoded by the coding sequence ATGAGATTAGACAAATTTTTAAAAGTATCCCGTATTATTAAAAGACGAACTGTTGCTAAAGAAGTAGCGGATAAGGGACGTATTTTTTTAAATGGTAATGTTGCAAAATCTAGTAGTACAGTAAAAGTAGGCGATGAATTAGTATTGGAATTTGGAACAAAAACATTGACGGTACGTATTGATAAAATCGTTGAAACAACAAAAAAAGACGAAGCGACAGATATGTATACAGTTATTCAAGAAGTCTATAAAGAAAAAGAACCCTTATTTTAA
- a CDS encoding nucleotide pyrophosphohydrolase — translation MLKIDIIGLGGGDLEQMTVGVYKVIQKAIDDKQIVYLRTKEHPVINTLEQQGLLYESFDDIYEHTDTFEETYEKIVMTLKQLAKENEHILYAVPGHPMVAEKVVQTLLQDKEIEVTILGGKSFIDDLLQAVQVDMIDGFQLVDALGFKVDDLVLTQSIMIMQVFNEYVASDVKLALMERYPDDYQVALVHGAGTSTEKVEWLPLYEIDRLKGVYNLTTLFVPALERDAATKSFQTLQAYMDDIAKHDIWLKEQTHETLLPYLQEEVNEVIMAVEQDDIDNLIEELGDVLWQVLFQTSVAEYDGFFNLEDVLDTLNRKIRRRHPHVFDGVKVESVEELDALWQKIKQKEKDENK, via the coding sequence ATGTTGAAAATAGATATTATAGGTCTAGGTGGAGGCGATTTGGAACAAATGACCGTAGGTGTTTATAAGGTCATTCAAAAAGCGATTGATGACAAACAGATCGTTTATTTGCGAACAAAAGAGCATCCAGTGATTAACACTTTAGAACAACAAGGGCTTTTATATGAAAGTTTTGATGATATATATGAACATACAGATACTTTTGAAGAAACATACGAAAAAATTGTGATGACTTTAAAACAACTGGCAAAAGAGAACGAACATATTTTATATGCTGTTCCGGGGCATCCTATGGTGGCAGAGAAAGTTGTACAGACATTGTTACAAGATAAAGAAATTGAAGTCACAATATTAGGTGGCAAAAGTTTTATTGATGACTTACTTCAAGCTGTTCAAGTAGATATGATTGATGGTTTTCAATTAGTCGATGCACTTGGATTTAAAGTGGATGATTTAGTATTGACACAATCCATTATGATTATGCAAGTATTTAATGAATATGTCGCAAGTGATGTAAAACTAGCCTTAATGGAAAGATATCCTGATGATTACCAAGTGGCATTGGTTCATGGAGCAGGAACGTCAACGGAAAAAGTAGAGTGGCTTCCTTTGTACGAAATAGATAGATTAAAAGGTGTCTACAATTTAACGACATTATTTGTTCCTGCATTAGAAAGAGATGCAGCAACCAAATCATTCCAAACATTACAAGCATATATGGATGATATTGCTAAACATGATATTTGGTTAAAAGAACAAACGCATGAAACATTATTACCGTATTTGCAAGAAGAAGTGAATGAAGTTATAATGGCAGTCGAACAAGATGATATTGATAATCTTATTGAAGAATTAGGTGATGTGTTATGGCAAGTATTGTTTCAAACAAGTGTTGCTGAATACGATGGTTTCTTTAATTTAGAAGATGTATTGGATACATTAAATCGTAAAATTAGACGACGTCATCCTCATGTTTTTGACGGTGTAAAGGTAGAGAGTGTAGAAGAATTAGATGCTTTATGGCAAAAAATAAAACAAAAAGAAAAGGATGAAAATAAATGA
- the mfd gene encoding transcription-repair coupling factor — MELLEKLVNQTELLDNQLVLGLSGAAKSYVISKIKERHNVPILYVTYNLLQATYVYQDLLTLLPNESVYLFPVEETIAAEYATASKDLVSQRVEVLDFLTKQKSGVVVLPLSALRHRLSPKTLFKESVLSISVGEEWHLDAIIKILHTMGYIREKLVESPGQFSVRGGILDIFPLTHDQPLRLEFFDTEIDSIRQFDAETQKSIEVLDNVTILPASDILFDEEVLENAVSTIGKSKQKAIKKITDETLADSIHVFFDGLVQRIEHHELPEHPALYMDLIYPNISILDYLDEKGLVVLDEYARLIEQEKTSLSEEQDWLLHKVEQAVLLPTQELKLDFKEIIKKDTHKKLYFSNLQKGLGRIAFSEIYSFQYRSMPQFFSQMPLIKNEMERFTKQQMTVVVCVSDMKRAEKVSQTFSDFDIQNVVTTLSDLQLSAINIVVGSIHSGFELPIEKIVFLNERELFNKVTKTIAKRQNLTNAERLKSYSELTAGDFVVHVSHGVGKYQGMETLDIGGVKQDYMSIIYQDDAKLFIPVTQIHLVQKYVASDGKDPKVNKLGGTEWAKTKKKVARKIEDIADELIELYAKRESEVGFAFSKDSKEQHDFEEAFPYAETPDQLRSVKEIKHDMEKAKPMDRLLVGDVGYGKTEVAMRAIFKAVQDGKQVAFLVPTTVLAQQHYMTLVQRFEDYPITIGLLSRFRTKMQQEETVSGIKKGTVDIVVGTHRLVSKDVDFSDLGLLVIDEEQRFGVRHKERLKQLKSQVDVLTLTATPIPRTLHMSMLGVRDLSVIETPPANRYPVQTYVMEQDDALVRDAIERELARNGQVFYLYNRVESIQEKAEHIRMLVPDARIAIAHGQLSEVDLENTLLSFMQGEYDVLVTTTIIETGVDLPNVNTLFIEDADRMGLSQLYQLRGRVGRTNRIAYAYFMYQPHKMLTETSEKRLEAIKEFTQLGAGFKIAMRDLSIRGAGNLLGQQQSGFIDSVGFDLFTEMLKEAVEVKRTGKAKVVKNVEIDLGITAYIPTNYVEDERQKIDLYKRIRTIDSLEDYRQIQDDLIDRFGDYPQEVSDLVNIGLLKYYAEKQDVDKIKRVGNKVFVTYSKEKSRMLSAPTLFEQLGKVTLKAQINQDNQQLSVVFDITGLEIYLWLEILQKYLEI; from the coding sequence ATGGAGTTATTAGAGAAATTAGTCAATCAAACAGAATTATTGGATAATCAATTAGTATTGGGATTATCTGGTGCTGCTAAAAGTTATGTGATTTCTAAAATTAAGGAACGACACAATGTGCCTATTTTATATGTTACATATAATTTATTACAAGCAACGTATGTATATCAAGATTTATTAACATTATTGCCCAATGAATCAGTGTATTTATTTCCAGTTGAGGAAACCATTGCCGCTGAATATGCAACTGCTTCAAAAGATTTAGTGTCACAAAGAGTAGAAGTTTTAGACTTTTTAACAAAACAAAAAAGTGGTGTTGTCGTATTACCATTATCTGCATTAAGACATCGTTTATCGCCTAAAACTTTATTTAAAGAAAGTGTGCTATCTATTTCTGTTGGAGAAGAGTGGCATCTTGATGCGATTATTAAAATATTGCATACAATGGGATATATACGTGAAAAATTAGTAGAATCTCCGGGTCAATTTAGTGTACGTGGAGGTATACTAGATATTTTCCCTTTAACACATGACCAACCATTACGACTTGAGTTTTTTGATACGGAAATTGATTCTATTCGACAATTTGATGCGGAAACACAAAAATCTATCGAGGTGTTGGACAATGTCACAATTTTACCTGCGTCAGATATTTTATTTGATGAAGAAGTGTTAGAAAATGCAGTTTCAACGATTGGAAAAAGTAAACAAAAAGCAATTAAAAAAATAACAGATGAAACACTTGCTGATAGTATACATGTGTTTTTTGACGGGTTGGTTCAAAGGATAGAGCATCATGAACTACCGGAGCATCCTGCGCTGTACATGGACTTAATCTATCCAAATATTAGTATTTTAGATTATTTAGATGAAAAAGGCTTGGTTGTTTTAGATGAGTACGCTCGACTAATCGAGCAAGAAAAAACGAGTTTATCAGAAGAACAAGATTGGTTGTTGCACAAAGTAGAACAAGCCGTGTTACTGCCTACGCAAGAGTTGAAATTAGATTTTAAAGAAATTATCAAAAAAGATACGCATAAAAAGTTATATTTTTCTAATTTGCAAAAAGGATTAGGTCGTATTGCATTTTCTGAAATTTATTCATTCCAATATCGAAGTATGCCACAATTTTTTAGTCAAATGCCGTTGATTAAAAATGAAATGGAACGATTTACTAAACAACAGATGACTGTTGTCGTGTGTGTATCGGATATGAAACGTGCTGAAAAAGTGAGTCAAACATTTTCTGATTTTGATATTCAAAATGTTGTGACAACATTATCCGATCTTCAATTAAGTGCAATCAATATCGTTGTGGGATCTATTCATAGTGGTTTTGAATTACCCATTGAAAAAATCGTCTTTTTAAATGAACGTGAATTATTCAATAAAGTAACAAAGACGATTGCTAAACGTCAAAACTTAACGAATGCCGAAAGATTAAAAAGTTATTCAGAATTAACAGCGGGTGATTTTGTTGTGCATGTCAGTCACGGTGTCGGAAAGTATCAAGGAATGGAAACCTTGGATATTGGCGGCGTTAAACAAGACTACATGTCAATTATTTATCAAGATGATGCCAAATTGTTCATTCCGGTTACTCAAATTCATCTTGTGCAAAAATATGTTGCATCTGACGGTAAAGATCCTAAAGTGAATAAATTAGGTGGAACAGAATGGGCGAAAACAAAGAAAAAAGTAGCTCGAAAAATAGAAGATATTGCAGATGAATTGATTGAGTTATATGCAAAACGTGAAAGTGAAGTCGGTTTTGCATTTAGTAAAGATTCTAAAGAACAGCACGACTTTGAAGAGGCCTTTCCTTATGCGGAAACACCCGATCAGTTGCGTAGTGTTAAAGAAATTAAACACGATATGGAGAAGGCGAAACCAATGGATCGTTTATTGGTTGGAGATGTTGGTTATGGGAAAACAGAAGTTGCGATGCGTGCTATTTTTAAAGCTGTTCAAGACGGCAAGCAAGTTGCTTTTTTGGTACCAACTACCGTTTTAGCACAGCAACATTATATGACGCTTGTACAACGTTTTGAAGATTATCCTATTACCATTGGTTTGTTAAGTCGCTTTAGAACGAAAATGCAACAGGAAGAAACTGTTTCGGGTATAAAAAAAGGGACGGTTGATATTGTTGTTGGAACGCATCGACTTGTTTCTAAAGATGTTGATTTTTCTGACTTGGGCTTATTGGTGATTGATGAAGAACAACGTTTTGGTGTTCGACATAAAGAAAGATTAAAACAATTAAAATCACAAGTAGATGTACTGACCTTAACAGCTACACCAATTCCTAGAACATTACACATGTCTATGTTAGGTGTGCGTGATTTGTCGGTTATTGAAACACCACCGGCAAATCGTTATCCCGTTCAAACGTATGTCATGGAACAAGATGATGCTCTTGTTAGAGATGCTATAGAACGTGAATTGGCACGTAATGGGCAAGTGTTTTATTTGTATAATCGAGTAGAGTCTATTCAAGAAAAAGCAGAGCACATTCGTATGCTCGTACCAGATGCACGTATTGCGATTGCACACGGTCAATTAAGTGAAGTGGATTTAGAAAACACATTATTATCGTTTATGCAAGGAGAATATGATGTATTAGTCACAACAACAATTATTGAAACGGGTGTTGATTTACCTAATGTAAATACGCTCTTTATAGAGGATGCTGATAGAATGGGATTGTCGCAACTCTATCAATTACGTGGGCGTGTAGGACGTACCAATCGCATTGCTTATGCATACTTTATGTATCAGCCACACAAAATGTTAACAGAAACAAGTGAAAAACGTTTAGAAGCTATTAAAGAATTTACGCAACTAGGTGCAGGATTTAAAATTGCCATGCGAGATTTGTCCATTCGTGGAGCAGGGAATTTATTAGGGCAACAACAAAGTGGCTTTATTGATTCTGTAGGGTTTGACTTATTTACAGAAATGTTAAAAGAAGCTGTTGAAGTCAAACGTACTGGAAAAGCAAAAGTTGTGAAGAATGTTGAGATTGATTTAGGAATAACAGCATATATTCCAACCAATTATGTTGAAGACGAACGACAAAAAATTGATTTATATAAACGTATTCGTACAATTGACAGTCTAGAGGATTATCGTCAAATCCAAGATGATTTGATTGATCGTTTTGGTGATTATCCTCAAGAAGTTTCTGATTTGGTAAATATTGGATTATTGAAATATTATGCTGAAAAACAAGATGTGGATAAAATCAAACGTGTTGGGAATAAAGTGTTTGTGACATATTCTAAAGAAAAATCAAGAATGTTAAGTGCACCAACATTATTTGAACAACTAGGAAAAGTGACCCTAAAAGCCCAAATCAATCAAGATAATCAACAATTATCCGTTGTTTTTGATATTACAGGCTTAGAAATATATTTATGGTTAGAAATATTACAAAAATATTTAGAAATCTAA
- a CDS encoding aminoacyl-tRNA hydrolase, with amino-acid sequence MTKMIIGLGNPGREYEGTKHNIGFMVLDKWAETERVTFHKTKHKALFTELFINGEKVILVKPQTYMNLSGQAVKPLMDYFQLDVEDIVVIYDDMDLPIGKIRLRQKGSAGGHNGIKSLISSLQTQEFNRVKVGIGRPLSFETVTQHVLSKFLGIYQTEVETSIDKTIQAMRHWIEKKSFVLTMNDFN; translated from the coding sequence ATGACAAAAATGATTATTGGATTGGGAAATCCTGGAAGAGAATATGAAGGTACGAAGCATAATATCGGTTTTATGGTCTTAGATAAATGGGCAGAAACAGAACGAGTGACATTTCATAAAACAAAACATAAAGCGCTATTTACAGAGTTGTTTATCAATGGTGAAAAAGTCATTCTGGTTAAGCCACAGACATATATGAATTTATCTGGTCAAGCTGTGAAACCTTTAATGGATTATTTTCAGCTTGATGTGGAAGATATTGTGGTCATTTATGATGATATGGATTTACCTATCGGAAAAATTCGATTAAGACAAAAAGGTAGTGCTGGTGGACACAATGGCATTAAAAGTTTAATAAGCAGTTTACAAACACAAGAATTTAACCGTGTTAAAGTAGGTATAGGAAGACCTTTATCTTTTGAAACGGTTACGCAACATGTATTGTCTAAGTTTTTAGGCATTTATCAAACAGAGGTTGAAACCTCAATCGACAAGACCATTCAAGCTATGCGACATTGGATAGAGAAAAAATCTTTTGTGTTGACGATGAATGATTTTAATTAG
- a CDS encoding MarR family transcriptional regulator has product MEKDDCLLQWFAFTKKQKEVEAILEKELAEKQKLSLKEFYVLYFLNEQEEHKMILQQLQQLVGLSQSAMSRMIGRMESSACCAYIKRCECEKDKRSVYICLTEKGQHKLIKTIETVTSILEEQFSDTK; this is encoded by the coding sequence ATGGAAAAAGATGACTGTTTACTCCAATGGTTTGCATTTACAAAAAAACAAAAAGAAGTGGAAGCAATTCTTGAGAAAGAATTAGCAGAAAAACAAAAACTGTCTTTGAAAGAATTTTATGTACTATACTTTTTAAATGAACAAGAAGAGCATAAAATGATCTTACAACAGCTGCAACAACTCGTAGGCTTAAGTCAAAGTGCCATGTCAAGAATGATTGGACGAATGGAAAGTAGTGCATGTTGTGCGTACATTAAGCGTTGTGAGTGTGAAAAAGATAAACGTTCTGTTTATATTTGTTTAACAGAAAAAGGACAACATAAACTAATAAAGACAATAGAAACGGTGACATCAATTTTAGAGGAACAATTTTCTGATACAAAATAG
- the ung gene encoding uracil-DNA glycosylase, protein MTTWHDVLAQEKEKEYFKQVMTYVSERRRVATVFPTKENMFHALKLTEYDNVKVVILGQDPYHGEHQAHGLSFSVQENIDFPPSLQNIFKELVDDIGCLMPTQGNLTKWAQQGVLLLNTVLTVEKGQAHSHKDKGWEIFTDKVISVLNDRQKPVVFVLWGRPAQSKQTLITNPQHIILTAPHPSPLSAYRGFFGSRPFSRINEYLRALHIEPIDWTLS, encoded by the coding sequence ATGACGACTTGGCATGATGTTTTGGCGCAAGAAAAAGAAAAAGAGTATTTTAAACAAGTAATGACATACGTTTCAGAAAGACGGAGAGTAGCAACGGTTTTTCCGACCAAAGAAAATATGTTTCATGCGTTAAAATTAACTGAATATGATAATGTGAAAGTTGTTATTTTAGGACAAGATCCATATCATGGAGAACATCAAGCGCACGGATTAAGTTTTTCCGTTCAAGAAAATATCGACTTTCCTCCGTCGCTACAAAATATTTTTAAAGAATTAGTAGACGATATTGGTTGTTTAATGCCTACTCAAGGAAATTTAACAAAATGGGCACAGCAAGGTGTTTTGTTGTTAAATACCGTATTGACTGTCGAAAAAGGGCAAGCGCACAGCCATAAAGACAAAGGATGGGAAATATTTACGGATAAAGTAATTTCTGTATTAAATGATCGTCAAAAACCAGTCGTTTTTGTGTTGTGGGGACGCCCTGCTCAATCTAAACAAACGCTCATTACAAATCCGCAACATATCATACTAACAGCACCACATCCTAGTCCGTTATCAGCCTATAGAGGCTTTTTTGGGAGCCGACCATTTAGCCGAATCAATGAATATTTACGTGCTTTACATATAGAGCCGATTGACTGGACATTGTCGTAA